In Cryptosporangium phraense, the genomic stretch CCTTATCGGGGCCTTACCGCCGCCCTAATTCGTTCGGCGTCCTGCGTTACTACGTTATCCGGTCGATCTCGCGGCGCCAAATCGGCCGCTTCGCCCGGACGCAGTCGTACGACTCGGCTTTCGCCGACCAGTTCGTCTGCTTCCCCGCGGGCCGTCCAGCCGGCCGCTTGCGCGTCCGGTGCTTGTCCGTCTCCCCTGCGGGCCTTGAGAAATCTACGTGACCTCACCGCCGATGTGCAAACCGATTATCCGTGGCGGTGGACACACCGACGACACTTCGCCGTATCCCCCGGTATTCGCGCTGGTCAGCACGGTTCAGCACGGTTCCGCACACGACAACCGCGCTTCGCAGAGCGTCCACAGGCGGAAACAGTTCGTGATCCCGCCGACGGCGGGATCCCCGAGCCTCGGAGGGAACCTCAGGATTTCGGTCACCGTCGCTCGTCCGATCGGCATTCCACTCCGCACGGTCGGGCAGCGCGCGACGCGGCGGCAAATGTCGGACCGGCGGCCTAACCTGTGGGCGTGGCTTCCCCTCCTTTGTTGCTCGTCCTCGACGGCAACAGCCTCTTGCACCGCGCGTACCACGCGGCGGCGACGGGGAAGCTGCTCGATTCCGACGATCGGCCGGTCTGGGCACTCAAAGGTCTGGTCGGTTACGTGGCCCGGGCCACCGCGAAGCTCCGGCCCGACGCGGTGGTCGTCGGGTTCGACTGTGGGGAGCACTCCACCCGGCAGGCGGACTACCCGCCGTACAAGGCGCACCGCCCCGAGAAGGCCGGCGACCTGGCCGAGCAGATCACGGCCGCGCCCGATCTGGTGAAGGCCACCGGTCTCTGCACGGTGGTCCCCCGTGGTTACGAGGCCGACGACGTCCTGGCCAGTGCCGCGTCCGAAGCCAAGCGGGCCGGGTGGCGGTCGGTGCTGGTCACCAGCGATCGAGACGCGTTCGCGCTGATCGACGAACACACCGCGGTGATGCGGGTGCGCAACGGCGGGCTCGACGAGGCCGTGATGGTCACCCCGGCGATGCTGCAGGAGCTGTACGGCGTGGCGCCGGCGCAGTACCGGGATCTGGCCGCGCTGCGCGGGGATCCGTCCGACAACCTGCCCGGCGTCCGCGGCTTCGGCACGATTCTGGCTGGGCGGCTGCTCGGGGCGTTCGGCACCGTCGAGGCCGCGTGGGAGGCCGGCTTCGACGACGTCCGGGCCGTGGTCGGTGACGTGGCGGCGAAGAGCCTCGACACCGACGAGGCCCGGGTCCGCGTCGAGCTCAACCGGCGGCTGATGCGGATGCGGTCCGATCTGGAGATTCCGGAGCTGGATTCCGCACGTCTCCCGGTGTCGTACGGCACCATGCGGCAGGCGTTGGCGGCCCGGGGCATCATTCTCGGCCCGTCCCTCTGGGCGCTGACCGGTCGTACCCCTCCCCCCGAACCCGACCCCGAGCCGCCGAAGTACCCGCGGAGCGTCAAGGCCCGGCGCGAACCATCCCCCGATCAGCTCGCGCTCTTCTGAGCCTCGCAGCCCTTGCCGTCGCGGTACGCGATCGCGGAGGCGATCACGCCGTCCAGCCGGTCGCGGGTGTCGGTCAGCTCGGCGATCTGGCGGTCGATCCGGTCGCGCTCGGTGGTCAACCGGCCGAGCAGCTGCGGGGTCACGTCCCCGGTGTGGACGCACGGCAGGATCTCGAGCATCGCCTTGCTGGAGAGCCCGGCCGCGTAGAGACGCTGGATGAACCGGACCCGCTCCACCGCCGAGTCGGGGTAGACCCGCTGCCCGCTGGGCGTCCGCGACGACGCCAGGAGCTGCTGCTCCTCGTAGTAGCGCAGCGCCCGGACGCTCACGCCCGCCTGGCCGGCCAGTTCTCCGATGCGCATGTGGCCCTCCCCACAACCCTTGCCTCTGACGTCAACGTCAGGTTCTAGCGTAGCCGACATGCAGATCTCAGGAGCAATTGCGCTGGTCACCGGCACCAACCGGGGCATCGGACGCCAGTTCGCGACCCAGCTGGTGGAACGCGGCGCCAAGAAGGTCTACGCGACCGCGCGCACCCCCGAAAGCATCGACATCCCCGGCGTCGAGACGCTGCGGGTCGACGTCACCGACCTGGCGTCGATCGAGGCGGCGGCCGCGGTCGCCGGCGACGTCACGCTGCTCGTCAACAACGCCGGGATCAGCACCGGGACCGACCTCGTCGGCGGTGACCTGGACGCGATCCGGCGGGAGCTCGACACGAACTTCTACGGAACCCTGCACATGGTGCGGGCCTTCGCGCCGACGCTGGCCCACAACGGCGGTGGGGCGATCCTCAACGTGCTGTCCGCGCTGTCGTGGTTCGCCTACCCCGGGGCCGGGGCGTACGCGGCGGCGAAGGCCGCGAGCTGGAACCTCACGAACTCGATCCGGCTGGAACTCGCGCCGCGGGGGACGCTGGTCACCGGGCTCCACCTCGGCGCGGCCGACACCGACATGATGGCCGACTACGACGGTCCGAAGGTGTCGCCGGCCGAGGTGGTGCGGGCGGCTCTCGACGGGATCGAGGCCGGGAGGTTCGAGGTCGTGGTCGACGAGTGGAGCGAGCACGTGAAGGCGTCGCTGGCCCGCGACCCCGGCGAGTTCTACGGCGAGGCCGCCCACCCGACGGCCTGACCCCGCCAGGCCGCCCGCCCAGCGGCCGGCCTGACCCCGCGAGGCCGCCCACCCGACGGTACGACCCCCCTCAGGCTGCCGCCCCGGTACCCGGGGCGGCGGCCGGGCTCAGCTGACGCGTCCGGAGGTGGTAGGCGAGGAACAGCAGCGCGATCGTCAGCACCACCTCGATCCCCAGCCCGGTCCCCACCGCCACCGCGTCGCGCACCGGAAACCCGTCGAAATGCCCGACGTGACCAGCCCGTCGAGCGCCGCCAGCAACACCAGGCCGTACCGCAGAGATCTCATGCCTCAAGGACTGCGCAGCCCTACGATTCGTGACTCATCGCCGCGCGGTACCAGCGGTAGTAGTTGTCGTTGATCGTCTCGGTCTCCAGCGGAACCAGCACCCCGCCGCGGCGGTACGCGCGCGAGCTCATGTTCGGCTGACAACCCTCGACCGCGGCGAAGTCCTGCTGGTTGACGCGGTGGAAGATCTCCACGGTGTCCGACGGATCGAACCCGGGCGCCGAGGCCACCGACCGATCGAACAGCCAGTCGCACTCCACCACGGTCAGCTCCGGCGACACCGGCTCGAACCGGTGCACGATCACGTGGTCGGGCAGCAGCGACAGGAAGCAGTTCGGCCGCAGCACCATCCCGAAGTACCGGCGCTCGTCGGCCGCCGACAACCCCGGCAGCAGCGGGTAGCGGGCCTCGCCGGTGATCGAGAACGAGTCCAGCCCCTCGGCGAACCCGTAACCGTTCGACTCGTACCCGGCCGAGAGCGACGACGTACGCGCGAAGGCCGGGATCGCGTCGACCAGCTCGGGGTGGATCGTCCCGCAGTGGTAGCACTCCTGGAAGTTCTCCTGGATCAGCTTCCAGTTGGCGGCCACCGTGTAGGTCTTCCGGGCCCCGACGACGAGGTTCTCCAGCCCCCATCGGTCGATGCGTGAGGGCGACCCGCCGAATCGGTACGACAGCTGCGGCGTCAACTGCTCGAAAATCGGCGGCGGAGAATCGTCCAGATTGACCCAGACCAGGCCCGCCCATTCCACCACGTGCACCGGGAGCAGGCCGGATCTCTCGCGGTCCTCCGGCGGCATCGCCGCGAAGTTGGGCGCGGCGATCAGCCGTCCGTCGTGGGCGTAGGTCCAGGCGTGATACGGGCAGCGGATCGCGTTGCCGAGCGGTTGCTCGTCGGAGGTGCAGAGCTGAGCGCCGCGGTGACGGCAGACGTTGAGGTAGCAGCGCAGCGTTCCGCTGCGGTCGCGCAGCAGGACGACGGTCTCCGGACCGACCCGGCGGCGGAGCACCTTCCCGCGGGGGGTGAGTTCGTCGCCGCGGGCGACGTAGATCCATTCCCGGCCGAAGATGCGCTCGGCCTCGAGCGCGAAGACCGCCGGATCGGTGTAGGCGTGGCCGGGGAGGGTCGGGGTGAGGGTCGTCGTCATCGTGCACCTCTGGAGCTAGTGCCCGGCAAACAGGTAGTCGACGGGATAGTCGGGATCGGTCAGCGCGGCCCGGGTGGCCGAGAACGCGTCGATCGGGTACTTCGTGCCGCCGTCGGCGGCCAGGTCGGCCAGCAGGCGACCGGCGAAGCTGGCGAACTTCGCCGCGTGCCCGGCGCCGACGAACAGCGCGACCCGGGGGTGTCCGGGCAGCAGGTCGAGGATGAAGTTGCGGTCCGGCGGCAGGTCGTAGACGCACGCCTTCGTGTAGAGCTCGGGCCCGACCGCCCGGGGCAGGTGCTCGGTCAGCCAGCCGGTCAGGCGGGCGCGCTGGGCCGGGTCGGGGTCCCAGGTGCGGGTCTCCTGGGTGACGACCTTGCCGCTGATGTCGATGCCGGCCTTCACGCCCTGGGCGCCGTAGACCGGGAGGCCGTAGTAGCAGTCGTTCTCGCCGTGCCAGATCCAGATCGGGAAGCGGTCGCGGGCGAACTCGTCGAGGTGCGGTGACGCGAAGTACGTGAGCTGCTCCTGGCTGAGCAGGATCGGGAAGCTCACGCCGAGGGTCTCGGTCAGCGGCACGGTCCAGGAGCCGGCGGCGAGCGCGACCGAGTCCGCGGTGAAGACGTCCTCGTCGGTGTGGACCTCGACGTGGTTCCCGATGCTGACCAGGCGCCGGACCGGGGTGTTCGGCAGGAAGGTCGCGCCCGCTTCGCGGGCCAGAGCCCGATGGGTCGCGTTCGCCTTCCCGATCGCGAGCACGCCCGCGTCTTTCTGGTAGAGGCCGACGACGTCGTCGGCGAGCGTCCACTGCGGCCAGTTGCTCGTGATCTCGGCCGCGTCCATCTTTTTGGACGGGATTCCGACGGCGTCGAGCGCATCCGCGTAGGCGGCGATCTGTCCTTCGCCGAACGCGCCGGGGCTCAGGTCGAGGCCGCCGGTCTTGAAGACGAGCTGCTCGCCGCTGCGGCGCTCGACGTCGAACCAGGTGGCGTAGTTGGCCTCGACGAGCTGGGTGTACTCGACGGTGTTGTAGGCGTAGCGGATGATCCGCGAGTGGTCCTGGGAGGAGCCGAACTCGTGGCCGAGCGCGAATTGCTCGAGCACCAGGACGTCGCCGCCGCTGCGGTCGGCCAGCCACCAGGCCGTGGCCGAGCCGATGCCACCGGAGCCCACGACGATGTGCCGGTAATGAACCATGCTCTGAGTGTGTATAGAACTATTCCTCGATAGATATCGAGGGTGTTAACAATTCAGTCTCGGGGAGGGCCGTCCCAGGCGGCGCGCTCGCGCCACTGCTCGGCCTCGGTCGCCGCGAGCAGCAGCGGGCATTGTGCTCCGGGGGCGGGGGGTTCGACAGGGTGATCAGCGGCTCAGTTTGTTAACTGCACTCGGTGTCATAATTGGCGTGAGCAGCTAAAGGAGATGAAGCGACATGGCTGGACGCTTCGAAGGCAAAGTTCTGTTCGTGACCGGTGCCGCCCGCGGGCAGGGCCGCAACCACGCGATCCGGTTCGCCCAGGAGGGCGCGGACGTGATCGCGGTCGACATCGCGCACGACATCGAGACCGTGGGCTACCCCGGCGCGACCAAGGCCGACCTCGACGAGACCGTCCGCGCGGTCGAGGCCCAGGACCGCCGGATCGTCGCCTCGACCGTCGACATCCGCGACCGCGCCGCGCTGATCGCCGCGGTCGACGAGGGCGTCGCCCAGCTCGGCCGGGTCGACGTGGTCAGCTCCAACGCCGGCATCGCGACGTTCGCGCCGGCCGCCGAGATGACCGAAGAGATGTGGCGCACGATGATCGACATCAACCTGACCGGTCAGTTCTTCACCGCTCAGGCCGCGATCCCGCACCTGGTCCGACAGGGCGACGGCGGCTCGATCGCGTTCACCAGCTCCACCGCCGGCCTCAAGGGCATGAGCAACCTGGCCCACTACTCGGCCGCGAAGCACGGCCTCATCGGCCTGGCTCGAAGCCTCGCCAACGAGCTGGCCCCGCACAAGATCCGGGTCAACACGATCCACCCGACGAACGTCGACACGATGATGATCCAGAACTCGGCGACGAAGGCGCTCTTCGGTGGCCCGGACATCTCACGCGAGGAATTCGGCGAGGCCGCCGTCGGCATGAACATGCTGCCGGTGCCGTGGGTCGACGTCGACGACATCAGCGAGGCGCTGATGTACCTGGCGTCGGACGCGGGTCGATTCCTGACCGGTGTGGCGCTCCCGGTGGACGCGGGGATGTCCCAGAAGTAAGCATGACCGCATGACCGACGCCCGCCCGCCGTTTCCTCCGTTCGACCTCGCGTCCGCCACCCAGAAGGTCCAGGCGGCCGAGGACGCCTGGAACAGCCGGGACCCGCACCGGGTCTCGCTGGCCTACACCGAGGATTCGGTGTGGCGGAACCGTTCGCAGTTCCTGCACGGCCGCGCCGAGATCGTCGAGTTCCTCACCGCGAAGTGGGAGAGGGAACTCGACTACGTGCTGCGCAAGAGCCTGTGGGCGTTCACCGACGACCACATCGCGGTGCGTTTCCAGTACGAGTGGCACGACGCCGAGAGCAACTGGTTCCGCAGCTACGGCAACGAGCTGTGGGAGTTCGACGAGAACGGCCTGATGCGGCGGCGCGAGGCGAGCATCAACGACGTGCCGATCAGCGAGTCCGACCGTCGGTATTTCGCGGCCCGGACTCCGGAGGAGCACGGTCGGGAAATCCCGCTGCAGTAGCCGATTCCTTCCGCGTCGCCGGCGCGGTCTAAGCGGCATGGATACGAATCGGGAGTTGTGGCAGGAGCGGGCCGCGGGCGACGCGAGCCGGCAATGGGAGTCGCTGACGACCGAGCCGGCCGGGCTCGAGACCGCGCTGACGATGCGCCCGCCGGACGCGCCGGACGACCTGACGCTGATGGCGATCCACGGCGGCGGATTCGTCAGCGGGTCGATCGAGACGCACCGGCGGATGTTCGGCCACCTCGCGCTCGCGGCCGGGCTGACCACCGTCGTGGTCGAGTACGGGCTGGTCCCCGAGCACGTCTTCCCCTCGCAGCTGGATCAGGTGACCGAGGCGTTCCGCCGACTGCCGGGGCGGGTGGCGATCGTCGGCGACTCGTGCGGGGCCACGCTGGCGCTCGGGGTCGCGCTGCGGGAGCGGGACGCGGGACCGGCCGCGTTGATGCTGATGTCCCCCTGGGTCGACTTCACGTTCTCCGGCCCGGGCTACGACGCCGGCACCGACCCGTTCTTCAGCCGGGAGGTCGTCCGCGGGCTGGCCGCCGCGTACCTGGCCGGCGCCGACTACCCGGCCGAGGTGGATCCGGGGCGCGCCGACCTGCGTCGGCTCCCGCCGACGTACGTGCAGGTCGGTGCGGACGAAGCCCTGGTGGACGACGCCCGGCTGCTGACCGGGCGGCTGCGCGAAGCCGGGGTGGACGTCATGCTGGACGAGTTCGCGGGGCAGCTGCACACGTTCCAGATGGGCGCGGGCAACTCGGCGGTCGCCGACGACGCGATCGGGAAGGCGGGCGCGTGGCTGCGTTCGACGCTGCGGTAGAGCCGCACCGGCGGGAGCTGGTCGGGTACTGCTACCGGCTGCTCGGGGCCTGGGACGACGCCGAGGACGCGGTCCAGGAGACCTACGTCCGGGCCTGGCGGTACTGGGACTCGTTCGAGCAGCGCTCGTCGGTCCGGACCTGGCTGCACCGGATCGCGACCCGGGTCGCACTGTCGGCCTTGGAGGGACGGCAGCGCCGGGCGCTGCCGTCCGGCCTGGCCGACGCCGACGACGCGCTCCCGTGGATCCAGCCCTACGCCGACGACCGCGACGACCTGCGGCTCGCGCTGATCGCCGGGCTCCAGACGCTGACGCCGTCCCAGCGCGCGGTGCTGGTGCTGCGTGACGTCCTGGCTTTTCCGGCGGCCGAGGTGGCGTCGATGCTCGACGTCAGCATCGGCGCGGTGAAGAGCACGTTGCAGCGGGCGCGGGCCACCCTGGCGCGGGTCGCTCCGCGTCCGGAGGACGTGGTCGAGCCGCGGAGCGCGGAGGCGCGGAAGCAGCTCGAGGCGTACGTCGCCGCGTTCGAGAAGGCCGACGTGTCGCTACTGCTCGACGTGCTGCGGGCGGACGCGTCGCTCGAGGTGATGCCGGGGCGGCCGTGGTTCGACGGCATCGCCGCCTGCACGCCGGTGCTGACCGACGCGGTCGGCGCGCCGGGCGACTGGCGGATGGATCCGTGCGTGGCCAACGGGCAACCGGCGGCGCGGGTGTGGTTCCGCGGCGAGCCGATGGGCGTCGTGGTGCTGGACTGCCGGGTCGACGGGATCGCGTCGATCCGCGTGTTCGGCGACAGCAGCCTGGTGGCTCGCGTCGAGTGGACGAGCGTGGGCCGGGGCGGCACCGTGGAGTGACTCATTGCTGACCGAAACTCCCTCCGGTGACGGCCGAGCGTCACGATGGGGCGCATGCGAAAGGCGGCGATCAACGGCGGAGTGTGGCTGGTCCTCATCGGGCTGATCGAGGGCTTCTCGTTCTACCTGGGGAATCGGGTCGCGCTCTGGGGCGCGGTCGTGAGCGCGACGCTGTTGATGCTCACCTACGCGCTGCTCAAGCTCGACTTCCAGTTCCTGCAGCCGTGGCTCTGGCACACGGTCGGCGGCCTGCTGGGCGTGGCGATGATCGTCGGCGTCGTGTCCGCGTTCCTGTAGGCCGTCGTCAGAACTTCTCGACGCCGACGACGCGCAGGAGCTCCAGTCGCTCGCGAGCGTCCGCGTCGGCCGGCGTCAGGACCAGGAGCTGTTGCCCGAGGTCAGGCGTCACCAGAGTCTCGCAGTCCATCAGGATCGGGCCGACCCGCGGGTGCACGAACGTCTTGCGGTCCGCTCGGCGGACCGCGACCTCGTGGTCGGCCCACAGCCGGCGGAAGTCGGCGCTCTGCGCCTGCAGGCGCTCGACCAGCGCGGCGACCTCGCGGTCGCCGGACCGGCGGCCGACCGCGGCCCGGAGGTCGGCCACCAGCTGTCGGGCGTGGTGCTCGGCGTCCTCGGACGTGTGGACGGCCCGGGTGTCGGGCTCGGTGAACCAGCGGTAGATCATGTACCGGCGGTCGCCGGTGCGGGCCGAGAGGTCGCCGGTCAGCAGCAGCGAGCCGCGGTTCTGGGCCAGCACCTCGCCGAGGTCGGAGATCACCAGCGCGGGGGTGTCGCCGAGCAGGTCGAGCATCCGGACTAGCCCGGCCCGGGCCAGTCGGGCGGTGCCGTCGGCGGGTGGCGGCTGGTGGCCGGCCAGGTGGAACAGGTACGCGCGCTCGTCGTCGGACAGGCGGAGCGCGCGGGCCAGCGCACCGAGCAGCTGCGTCGACGGCTGGCTGCTACGGCCCTGCTCGAGGCGCACGATGTAGTCGACCGACATCCCGGCGAGCATCGCGACCTCCTCCCGGCGCAGGCCGGCCGTGCGACGGCGCGGCCCGTCGGCGATGCCGACGTCGGCCGGGTGGATCGCCTCGCGACGGCGGCGCAGGAAGTCGGCGAGCTGGTCACGCTGCATGCTCTTCATCGTGCTGGGTGGCCGCAGAGTATCCAGGGAGCGGCGCTCCCACGATGAGCGCTCCGCTGCCGGGTTCGCGCTCCCGGGAGCAGGCTTGCGGACATGACGAAAACACTGGGCCTGGGTGCGATGGGCATGTCGGGCGTCTACGGGCCGTCCGACCGCGCGGAGAGCATCGCGACCGTGCACGCGGCGCTGGACGCCGGGATCACGCTCATGGACACCGGCGACTTCTACGGCAACGGGCACAACGAGCTGCTGCTGGCCGAGGCGCTGCGGGGCCGTCCGCGGTCGGAGTACGAGCTGAGCGTGAAGTTCGGGGCGCTGCGCGGTCCGGACGGCTCGTTCGGCGGCATGGACGGGCGGCCGGCCGCGGTGAAGAACTACCTGAACTACTCGCTCAACCGCCTCGGTGTCGACTACGTCGACGTCTACCGTCCGGCCCGGCTGGACCCGGACGTCCCGATCGAGGACACGGTCGGCGCGATCAAGGAGATGGTCGACGCGGGATTCGTCCGCCGGATCGGGCTCTCCGAGGTGGGGTCGGAGACGATCCGCCGGGCGCACGCGGTGCACCCGATCAGCGATCTGCAGATCGAGTACTCGATCATCTCCCGGGCGGTCGAGGAGTCGGTGCTGCCCACGCTGCGCGAGCTGGGGATCGGCATGACCGCCTACGGCGTCCTGTCCCGCGGTCTGATCTCCGGCCACTGGTCCGGTGGCGCGCCGGCCGCCGGTGACGGCCGGGCCATGCAGCCGCGCTTCGCGGCCGAGAACCTCGGCCACAACCTCACTCTGGTGGACGCCCTGCGGCGCATCGCGTCGGCGAAGGGGTGCACGGTCGCCCAGCTGGCGATCGCCTGGGTGCTGGCCCAGGGTCCGGAGATCGTGCCGCTGATCGGGGCGCGGACCCGGGAGCGGCTGACCGAGGCGCTGGGCGCGGTGTCGGTGTCGCTGGGGGCCGAGGAGCTGGCCGAGATCGAGCAGGCGGTGCCGCGCGGATCGGCCCGCGGAGACCGCTACCCGACCGCGATGATGGCGATGCTCGACGTGGGCAACTAGGCCGTTTCGCGGAGGATCTCGGTGATCCGCTCCGCCCGGCCCGGCTCGGCCGCGTAGCGGTCGAGCTGCGGCCAGCGGAGCCGCCACTTCCGGTAGTCGCTCGCGGCGCCCGGATCGTGCCGGCAGGCTTCGACGGCCTTCACGAACGCGGGCATCGACGCGGTACCGATCGTGTTCGCGTCACCGCGCTGCCCGCCGTCGACCTCGGCGGCCAGCCAGGCCGACATCGCCTCGACCGCGTCGTCGTCGAGGACGTGCAGCGTGAGCGAGTCGTCGACGACGACCGGGCACGGCAACTCGTGCCGCGGGGTGACCAGGCCCAGGTATAGGCACAGCTGCACGAGGGAGCGGCGGTGATCCTTGTTCAGCGGCCAGTCGGCCCCGTCCGGCTTCTGCACGGGCCGGCACAGCGCGGTGAACGGCTCGTTGAACTGGCCGAGCAGCTCGGCCTGGTAGTCCGCCCAGGTCTGCGCGCCGACCGGGGTCCGGCCGGCGTCGTCCATGGCCGGGCAGAGGGAGTAGGCGAGCAGGAGGGCCCGGCACGTCATGATCGCCGGGTTGCGCAGGCCGGTGACG encodes the following:
- a CDS encoding aldo/keto reductase, which gives rise to MTKTLGLGAMGMSGVYGPSDRAESIATVHAALDAGITLMDTGDFYGNGHNELLLAEALRGRPRSEYELSVKFGALRGPDGSFGGMDGRPAAVKNYLNYSLNRLGVDYVDVYRPARLDPDVPIEDTVGAIKEMVDAGFVRRIGLSEVGSETIRRAHAVHPISDLQIEYSIISRAVEESVLPTLRELGIGMTAYGVLSRGLISGHWSGGAPAAGDGRAMQPRFAAENLGHNLTLVDALRRIASAKGCTVAQLAIAWVLAQGPEIVPLIGARTRERLTEALGAVSVSLGAEELAEIEQAVPRGSARGDRYPTAMMAMLDVGN
- the solA gene encoding N-methyl-L-tryptophan oxidase, translated to MVHYRHIVVGSGGIGSATAWWLADRSGGDVLVLEQFALGHEFGSSQDHSRIIRYAYNTVEYTQLVEANYATWFDVERRSGEQLVFKTGGLDLSPGAFGEGQIAAYADALDAVGIPSKKMDAAEITSNWPQWTLADDVVGLYQKDAGVLAIGKANATHRALAREAGATFLPNTPVRRLVSIGNHVEVHTDEDVFTADSVALAAGSWTVPLTETLGVSFPILLSQEQLTYFASPHLDEFARDRFPIWIWHGENDCYYGLPVYGAQGVKAGIDISGKVVTQETRTWDPDPAQRARLTGWLTEHLPRAVGPELYTKACVYDLPPDRNFILDLLPGHPRVALFVGAGHAAKFASFAGRLLADLAADGGTKYPIDAFSATRAALTDPDYPVDYLFAGH
- a CDS encoding nuclear transport factor 2 family protein, producing the protein MTDARPPFPPFDLASATQKVQAAEDAWNSRDPHRVSLAYTEDSVWRNRSQFLHGRAEIVEFLTAKWERELDYVLRKSLWAFTDDHIAVRFQYEWHDAESNWFRSYGNELWEFDENGLMRRREASINDVPISESDRRYFAARTPEEHGREIPLQ
- a CDS encoding MerR family transcriptional regulator, yielding MRIGELAGQAGVSVRALRYYEEQQLLASSRTPSGQRVYPDSAVERVRFIQRLYAAGLSSKAMLEILPCVHTGDVTPQLLGRLTTERDRIDRQIAELTDTRDRLDGVIASAIAYRDGKGCEAQKSAS
- a CDS encoding aromatic ring-hydroxylating oxygenase subunit alpha, translating into MTTTLTPTLPGHAYTDPAVFALEAERIFGREWIYVARGDELTPRGKVLRRRVGPETVVLLRDRSGTLRCYLNVCRHRGAQLCTSDEQPLGNAIRCPYHAWTYAHDGRLIAAPNFAAMPPEDRERSGLLPVHVVEWAGLVWVNLDDSPPPIFEQLTPQLSYRFGGSPSRIDRWGLENLVVGARKTYTVAANWKLIQENFQECYHCGTIHPELVDAIPAFARTSSLSAGYESNGYGFAEGLDSFSITGEARYPLLPGLSAADERRYFGMVLRPNCFLSLLPDHVIVHRFEPVSPELTVVECDWLFDRSVASAPGFDPSDTVEIFHRVNQQDFAAVEGCQPNMSSRAYRRGGVLVPLETETINDNYYRWYRAAMSHES
- a CDS encoding RNA polymerase subunit sigma-70 — protein: MAAFDAAVEPHRRELVGYCYRLLGAWDDAEDAVQETYVRAWRYWDSFEQRSSVRTWLHRIATRVALSALEGRQRRALPSGLADADDALPWIQPYADDRDDLRLALIAGLQTLTPSQRAVLVLRDVLAFPAAEVASMLDVSIGAVKSTLQRARATLARVAPRPEDVVEPRSAEARKQLEAYVAAFEKADVSLLLDVLRADASLEVMPGRPWFDGIAACTPVLTDAVGAPGDWRMDPCVANGQPAARVWFRGEPMGVVVLDCRVDGIASIRVFGDSSLVARVEWTSVGRGGTVE
- a CDS encoding helix-turn-helix transcriptional regulator, encoding MQRDQLADFLRRRREAIHPADVGIADGPRRRTAGLRREEVAMLAGMSVDYIVRLEQGRSSQPSTQLLGALARALRLSDDERAYLFHLAGHQPPPADGTARLARAGLVRMLDLLGDTPALVISDLGEVLAQNRGSLLLTGDLSARTGDRRYMIYRWFTEPDTRAVHTSEDAEHHARQLVADLRAAVGRRSGDREVAALVERLQAQSADFRRLWADHEVAVRRADRKTFVHPRVGPILMDCETLVTPDLGQQLLVLTPADADARERLELLRVVGVEKF
- a CDS encoding 5'-3' exonuclease; translation: MASPPLLLVLDGNSLLHRAYHAAATGKLLDSDDRPVWALKGLVGYVARATAKLRPDAVVVGFDCGEHSTRQADYPPYKAHRPEKAGDLAEQITAAPDLVKATGLCTVVPRGYEADDVLASAASEAKRAGWRSVLVTSDRDAFALIDEHTAVMRVRNGGLDEAVMVTPAMLQELYGVAPAQYRDLAALRGDPSDNLPGVRGFGTILAGRLLGAFGTVEAAWEAGFDDVRAVVGDVAAKSLDTDEARVRVELNRRLMRMRSDLEIPELDSARLPVSYGTMRQALAARGIILGPSLWALTGRTPPPEPDPEPPKYPRSVKARREPSPDQLALF
- a CDS encoding SDR family oxidoreductase — translated: MQISGAIALVTGTNRGIGRQFATQLVERGAKKVYATARTPESIDIPGVETLRVDVTDLASIEAAAAVAGDVTLLVNNAGISTGTDLVGGDLDAIRRELDTNFYGTLHMVRAFAPTLAHNGGGAILNVLSALSWFAYPGAGAYAAAKAASWNLTNSIRLELAPRGTLVTGLHLGAADTDMMADYDGPKVSPAEVVRAALDGIEAGRFEVVVDEWSEHVKASLARDPGEFYGEAAHPTA
- a CDS encoding alpha/beta hydrolase, whose protein sequence is MDTNRELWQERAAGDASRQWESLTTEPAGLETALTMRPPDAPDDLTLMAIHGGGFVSGSIETHRRMFGHLALAAGLTTVVVEYGLVPEHVFPSQLDQVTEAFRRLPGRVAIVGDSCGATLALGVALRERDAGPAALMLMSPWVDFTFSGPGYDAGTDPFFSREVVRGLAAAYLAGADYPAEVDPGRADLRRLPPTYVQVGADEALVDDARLLTGRLREAGVDVMLDEFAGQLHTFQMGAGNSAVADDAIGKAGAWLRSTLR
- a CDS encoding mycofactocin-coupled SDR family oxidoreductase, translating into MAGRFEGKVLFVTGAARGQGRNHAIRFAQEGADVIAVDIAHDIETVGYPGATKADLDETVRAVEAQDRRIVASTVDIRDRAALIAAVDEGVAQLGRVDVVSSNAGIATFAPAAEMTEEMWRTMIDINLTGQFFTAQAAIPHLVRQGDGGSIAFTSSTAGLKGMSNLAHYSAAKHGLIGLARSLANELAPHKIRVNTIHPTNVDTMMIQNSATKALFGGPDISREEFGEAAVGMNMLPVPWVDVDDISEALMYLASDAGRFLTGVALPVDAGMSQK